A window of the Chthonomonas sp. genome harbors these coding sequences:
- a CDS encoding phosphomannomutase CpsG (capsular polysaccharide biosynthesis protein; catalyzes the formation of D-mannose 6-phosphate from alpha-D-mannose 1-phosphate) has product MGRHLACFKAYDVRGIVPSELNPELAYKIGRAFADEIPCQKVCLGYDIRLSGPELADALTRGLNDAGVDVVNLGLIGTEMVYFATAHYGYDGGIMITASHNPPEYNGMKMVRAESRPISGDTGLLAIEERIAAGNFTRTGSGTVSTQDCYADYVQHLLSFVDVSKLRPLKVFANNGNGGAALAMNAVEPFLPNKVTKFLFEPDGNFPNGVPNPILPEAQAPVKATMAGNGYDFGVAWDGDYDRCFFFDENGDFIEGYYIVGLLAKAFLTINPAQTIVYDVRLTWNTEGILESMGGRGVMSKSGHSFIKERMRAEDAVYGGEMSAHHYFKQNWYCDSGMVPYMLISYLLSTSDQTLGEMVREMIANYPCSGEVNSKVADVPAAIARVAEAFPGGERNNVDGLSVDFGDWRFNLRGSNTEPLLRLNVETRGDAEKMRARTEELLAIIRA; this is encoded by the coding sequence ATGGGTCGTCACTTGGCTTGCTTTAAGGCGTATGATGTGCGCGGAATTGTCCCGTCGGAGCTCAATCCGGAGCTCGCTTACAAGATCGGGCGCGCGTTTGCCGACGAGATCCCTTGTCAAAAGGTGTGTCTCGGCTATGACATCCGCCTGAGCGGGCCGGAACTCGCCGACGCGCTGACGCGCGGGCTGAACGATGCCGGCGTGGACGTCGTGAATCTTGGCCTCATCGGCACGGAAATGGTGTACTTCGCCACTGCGCATTACGGTTACGACGGCGGCATCATGATCACCGCGAGTCACAATCCGCCGGAGTACAACGGCATGAAAATGGTGCGCGCGGAGAGCCGCCCGATTTCGGGCGATACTGGTTTGTTGGCGATTGAAGAGCGCATTGCGGCAGGGAACTTTACTCGCACCGGAAGTGGCACCGTTTCTACCCAAGATTGCTACGCCGACTATGTGCAACACCTGCTGAGTTTTGTGGATGTAAGCAAATTGCGACCGCTCAAGGTGTTTGCCAACAATGGCAACGGTGGAGCGGCGCTCGCGATGAACGCAGTGGAGCCGTTCTTACCGAATAAGGTGACCAAGTTCTTGTTCGAGCCCGACGGAAACTTTCCGAACGGAGTGCCGAACCCGATTTTGCCCGAAGCGCAAGCCCCGGTGAAGGCGACCATGGCCGGCAACGGTTACGATTTTGGCGTTGCGTGGGACGGAGACTATGATCGCTGCTTCTTCTTCGACGAAAACGGCGACTTTATCGAAGGTTATTACATTGTCGGCCTGCTCGCAAAAGCGTTCTTAACCATTAACCCGGCGCAAACAATTGTCTACGACGTGCGGCTAACGTGGAACACCGAAGGAATTCTGGAATCCATGGGTGGACGCGGCGTGATGAGCAAGAGTGGACACAGCTTTATCAAAGAACGAATGCGCGCCGAAGACGCGGTGTATGGCGGCGAGATGAGCGCCCATCACTACTTTAAGCAAAACTGGTATTGCGATAGCGGAATGGTGCCGTACATGTTGATTAGCTATCTGCTGAGCACGAGCGACCAAACGCTGGGCGAAATGGTGCGCGAAATGATCGCCAACTATCCGTGTAGCGGCGAAGTAAATAGCAAGGTTGCCGATGTTCCGGCGGCGATTGCCCGCGTGGCCGAAGCATTTCCGGGTGGCGAACGTAACAACGTGGACGGCCTGAGCGTGGACTTCGGCGATTGGCGGTTCAACCTGCGCGGCAGCAACACCGAGCCGTTGCTGCGGCTGAACGTGGAGACTCGCGGTGACGCCGAGAAGATGCGCGCCCGCACCGAAGAACTGCTCGCGATCATCCGCGCCTAG